Genomic DNA from Corticium candelabrum chromosome 5, ooCorCand1.1, whole genome shotgun sequence:
GCTGTTTCAAGGAATCGAGCAATGGATTGAGTATGATGATTCAAGACATGGAGACGGTACAGAGATAGCAAAACTTCTGCGCTTACCAATGATGAACGTCAGCGACTTGCTGGGTTGTGTGAAGAGCAGCACGTTTGTCGAGTCTAATGCTATTCTTGAGGCTTTAATGTTGTTGCAGCAACCCACGGTATACAATCCGCGTGAAATCGTCTCATCTAATTTTAACGACTTGCGTCTGCCATCTGAGCGTATTTCAAGATTCCGGTCTTCTTTCACGTGGAAATTGCCCGGATCAACAACATCTGTTAGAGGCTTAGCAACAACATCTTTTGAAGTTCTTGGAAGTTTGCCTACCAATTCCAACCGTATTGTTGTGAAAAGTTTGGACGTGTTGCATACAGCAGCAGGACTGCCCATTCCAAGTTGTGCACGAGTTCAGCTCACCACCAAATCAACCGTCAATCGTAAAGTTACAGTTGGACTTCTAATTTTACCTTCTGATCGAGATTCATTTCAAAGCGTGAGCTTACCAGGATTCGCATGCCATGGCCGACTCGGCTCCACTCCTCCACAACGATGTGGGGTGCAGATAGAAAATGCCACTCTTTATACGTTTCCTTTGTTCAAAGCTGTGTCAATTCCAGCTGGACGCATTGTGGCATTGAAGTTTCACGTCACATTAAAGCAGGTGTGCATACACCTAAATGGCGCTGTAATAGCACAAATACCCTTGACCACAGAATCATGTTGCAATTACTTGCCACAATTCGGACAATCTTGCAAGATTGCGCAACAGTCGTCTTCTCAACAAGCGATCCTAGATAGAAAGAATGACAAAAAAAACGTTTATATCGAGGTTGCAAtagaaaatattgaaaacaccgCAACTGTATCAGTGAAAAGTGACACTGCTAGCTGCTGAaacatgtaattaattaacttcaaTTGTACACCCTAGCTGCCCCAACAATACATGTTAGCACGTACTTCTTGTAATAGAGTAGTGATGCAAGAATCTTTAGACTTATATTGTACTGATTCACAATATAATACTCAAAAAATACACATggaagacttaattaattaattaagtatgttgtgatatagtatactaattagaTTAGTGACGTGTATGTTACGAGACAGTACATCTTGGTGAGTCTGTGTTCCGCGTTCAGAGATAGTGCAGTGTGTCTATAGCAATAGAGCGTCAGTCTTCCGTGGTGTATGATCAGTGTGTGCGTTTAAGTACAATAATACTACAATTGGCGTCGAGGATA
This window encodes:
- the LOC134180049 gene encoding kelch-like protein 18, translating into MSEESCSEEPLETVSVSDEFDEYERVSHPSTAMKSWKSFYDNQEMVDVTVVVGSNKMEIKAHKLVLCAHSDVLKKMLTSPMKEAQDNTIEFPQVDETAFRALLEFFYTGNVPVNKSFICQLIELCDYVHVPNLKTHCCTWLHENLVAEDACEYLMFSKKPSADEQLYENCFQWIEDHAAEVLNTDGFEMYMTAEDVKRLAASDDLNLDEIQLFQGIEQWIEYDDSRHGDGTEIAKLLRLPMMNVSDLLGCVKSSTFVESNAILEALMLLQQPTVYNPREIVSSNFNDLRLPSERISRFRSSFTWKLPGSTTSVRGLATTSFEVLGSLPTNSNRIVVKSLDVLHTAAGLPIPSCARVQLTTKSTVNRKVTVGLLILPSDRDSFQSVSLPGFACHGRLGSTPPQRCGVQIENATLYTFPLFKAVSIPAGRIVALKFHVTLKQVCIHLNGAVIAQIPLTTESCCNYLPQFGQSCKIAQQSSSQQAILDRKNDKKNVYIEVAIENIENTATVSVKSDTASC